CAAGCATTGCCCTATAACGTAGATCTATCCGAAGCTGGTCTGGCTCAGAAAAAATTGCATAGAGTTTATGTGCAAAGAGGCAGACAACCGGTTGTAATGACCGGTCATGCCACCGCCTGAGTCAATTTTAAAAGCGAAAAGAGCAAGGCTGGAGGGTAAGCCTTGCTCTTTTTTGGCCTTGAAACAAAAGATCCTCGTTTGCTGGGGGGCTTGGTGAGGGTCAGGGATTGACTTGAATTCAAGGTCAGCTGTTAATCACGTTGGTGATCGTATACCAAAGTTATAGCAGTCCACTAAGGGGCATTTAGTATAGGGAGGACAATAAAACCTTATTGGGTTTCTTATGTAAATGCCTTATTCTTGCATCGTACTAGAGGCTTTGAATATCCAGTGGACAGCCAGACCAATTACCCTGACAATCTCTCCGATCTAGAATCGACCCAGGATGGCGACACCTGGCAACAGAACGATGCGTCGGCGGAGACTGAAGCAAAACCAGAACGTCAGCGTGAACGCAAGGTACTTCTTGTCGATCCCAATAGTCGTGACCTGGAGTTGATGAAAAAGGCGATTCTTTCGCAATCTCCTTTATATGATGTGCTCGCTTGCCTCAATGCTGCCGATGCCCTTAACCTTGCCCAGGCTGGATCAATCGATGTAATTGTTACCAATAATGAGTTACCAGGCGAGTCATTTGATGAGTTTCTAAGCTCATTGATGCGCCTTTTGCCCTATTCACCAATTATTGTCACCACAGCCAAAGACTCTCCGGAGCTAGCTCTCAAGCTTTTGCTTGCCGGTGTGAGCGACTACTTGCCCAAATTTGGTGAGTTTCAGCGCTTTTTGCCACGTACTATCACAACCAATTTGCAACGCGCCATCATCATCGAAAACCTCAAAGAGATGTATGACAAAGTCGAGCAATCTTCTAGAGATGAAGCGCTGCTCAATCGCTTTATTGTCAACATCCACGGCTCACTCGATCTCGCCGACATTGTAGATAGAGCCACCCAGAGCCTTTTAGAAGAATTCAATGCCACCAGAGCTGTAATTTGTCAGCTCAGTGAGCCCGAAAACATCATGCGCATCGCGCGCCAGTGCACGCGCAATGACCAGGCAGCGATATCAGACAAATCCACAATATTTGGCAAATATCATGATCTGCTCCTTGATGTGGGCGAGAGACGCCCGCTTGTAGTGGTCCAGGACG
Above is a window of Candidatus Obscuribacter sp. DNA encoding:
- a CDS encoding GAF domain-containing protein — protein: MHRTRGFEYPVDSQTNYPDNLSDLESTQDGDTWQQNDASAETEAKPERQRERKVLLVDPNSRDLELMKKAILSQSPLYDVLACLNAADALNLAQAGSIDVIVTNNELPGESFDEFLSSLMRLLPYSPIIVTTAKDSPELALKLLLAGVSDYLPKFGEFQRFLPRTITTNLQRAIIIENLKEMYDKVEQSSRDEALLNRFIVNIHGSLDLADIVDRATQSLLEEFNATRAVICQLSEPENIMRIARQCTRNDQAAISDKSTIFGKYHDLLLDVGERRPLVVVQDDTFAFARDVRAEMQIYHIRSMVMVPLMYRGRLTGLIHLDEKRETRLWNTRDINILVRIASQLSIALSQAKLYQIVEAQSNSISKLSELCSQLNQVVKNTTELTERTESREKVRIKLSTREIEVLKKVAQGLSNREIAEQLHITEGTTEVHVSRLRKKLNLSTRAALVRYAYENHLS